A window of Cryptosporidium parvum Iowa II chromosome 1, whole genome shotgun sequence contains these coding sequences:
- a CDS encoding DNA replication complex GINS protein PSF2 (possible domain similar to DUF392, domain of unknown function (DUF392)), which produces VEIGPFIPYQKSKVPLWIAKYLDSKNLCKLIPPNWLTQEGLRKLLVDEDKLGQETFCFIDFYYYQIANIYFQLRNDPFNGKKSKVKSKLN; this is translated from the coding sequence GTTGAAATTGGGCCATTTATACCTTATCAAAAGAGCAAAGTACCTCTATGGATTGCAAAGTATTTGGATTCCAAAAATCTATGTAAACTAATACCTCCAAATTGGCTCACTCAAGAAGGACTTAGAAAATTACTTGTCGATGAAGATAAACTTGGACAAGAAACATTTTGctttattgatttttattattatcaaattgcaaatatatatttccaACTTAGAAATGATCCATttaatggaaaaaaaagtaaagtAAAAAGTAAGTTAAATTAA
- a CDS encoding conserved possible MUS81 endonuclease, whose translation MENFKILNSIKIRKKRISTKSHRNSTKKEENDNYESEDQEEHIDFKSKRFKEENSDIDNYEENLLKKSPYIGKAHPFNLIYLDYLEKMKKNTKTIQRMSMIKKAINSIKQYPVPIISHQQFQILEGIGNYLGSQLEKLIKSDRINQLRELKDYQQKCIEYRENKINELNLIVDPILTQNPEADNSILETLEEEKLNEKEFNNKIETNNNNNKNSNQGIPQIYGEKWSIIVIIAILQILKPCKDIDLERIQGLYNFLKEFYEPKMTLKKAEKTIKQLIKQDIIQLNKHHFKIEGFPIESEKICYNLTNKGNEISMECIKYNELFEYIFTNYKKEQFNNIISQNNIFEIIKLFDFKRKTKVFIDYEIVMIIDYREVNNFNSSLNNDNINNCYDDDNNNNNNNNNNNFSSKSSGIPKYLLNRLIDQGIRIELKNLPIGDIIWVARPKLEDNDEITSIDDSFVLPWIIERKTGSDMCSSILDGRYEEQKYRLMRSIGVENVIYLLEDLNSIHENIIWSSSSNGPISSGKIAPKQVLRSAQANTQFIAGFHILQSQSIGHTLTLLIGMHQMITRNVSNRWRNTEIKQDEFFDKSYIITKIAQDRPSFKDWEINSKKSSNLTVEETFGKQLRSIKGCGPEATETLLEIWPTPYKMYEEMSSEITFDDLYSKVLKKCEEIRNMKFGPKKKKHKPSVSRDLLFHLYCLFSENIQNGDLNNKHKFEIETEDKRDNQSNDNDSC comes from the coding sequence ATGGAAAATTTTaagattttgaattcaataaaaatcagaaagaaaagaataagCACAAAAAGTCATAGAAATTCTACtaagaaagaagaaaatgataattatgAATCTGAAGACCAAGAAGAACATATTGATTTCAAAAGtaaaagatttaaagaagaaaattcagATATAGATAATTATGAAGAaaatctattaaaaaaaagtccATATATTGGAAAAGCACATCCATTTAACTTAATATATCTAGATTACCttgaaaaaatgaaaaaaaatacaaaaactATACAAAGAATGTCAATGATCAAAAAAGCaattaatagtattaaACAATATCCGGTACCAATTATTAGTCATcaacaatttcaaataCTTGAAGGTATTGGTAATTATTTAGGATCTCAACTTGAAAAACTTATCAAATCTGATCgtataaatcaattaagagaattaaaagattaTCAACAAAAATGTATTGAATATcgtgaaaataaaattaatgaacTTAATCTAATTGTAGATCCTATTCTTACACAAAATCCAGAAGCTGATAATTCCATATTAGAAACtcttgaagaagaaaagcttaatgaaaaagaatttaataataaaattgaaacaaataataataataataaaaatagtaatCAAGGTATACCTCAAATATATGGTGAAAAATGGagtattattgttattattgctATTCTTCAGATTTTAAAGCCTTGTAAAGATATTGATCTTGAAAGAATACAAggattatataattttctcAAAGAATTCTATGAGCCTAAAATGACTTTAAAAAAAGCTGAAAAGACTATTAAACAGCTTATTAAACaagatattattcaattgaataaacatcattttaaaattgaagGATTTCCTATAGAATCTGAAAAGATATGTTATAATTTAACTAATAAAGGAAATGAAATTTCCATGGAAtgtataaaatataatgaattatttgaatatatatttactaattataaaaaagaacaatttaataatataatatcacaaaataatatatttgaaataattaaattatttgattttaaaagaaagacCAAAGTATTCATAGATTATGAGATTGTTATGATTATTGATTATAGAgaagttaataattttaatagttcattaaataatgataatattaataattgttatgatgatgataataataataataataataataataataataattttagtAGTAAATCTTCAGGTattccaaaatatttattaaatagatTAATTGACCAGGGTATTAGAATTGAACTTAAGAATCTTCCAATTGGAGATATAATATGGGTAGCAAGACCAAAACTTgaagataatgatgaaattacATCAATTGATGATTCTTTTGTATTACCATGGattattgaaagaaaaactGGAAGTGATATGTGTTCAAGTATTTTAGATGGAAGATACGAAGAACAAAAATATAGATTAATGAGATCAATTGGTGTTGAAAATGTAATTTACTTActtgaagatttaaattcaattcatgaaaatataatttggTCAAGTAGTAGTAATGGACCAATTAGTAGTGGTAAAATTGCTCCAAAACAAGTTTTGAGAAGTGCTCAAGCTAATACTCAATTTATTGCAGGCTTTCATATTCTACAAAGTCAATCAATTGGACATACTTTGACTCTTCTTATTGGAATGCATCAAATGATTACCAGAAATGTAAGTAATAGATGGCGTAATACAGAAATTAAACAAGATGAATTCTTTGATAAATCTTATATTATAACAAAAATTGCACAAGATAGACCATCTTTTAAAGATTGGgaaattaatagtaaaaaatcttcaaatcTTACAGTTGAAGAAACTTTTGGAAAACAACTTAGAAGTATTAAAGGATGTGGTCCAGAAGCTACTGAGACTCTTTTAGAAATTTGGCCAACTCCATATAAAATGTACGAGGAAATGTCAAGTGAAATAACATTTGATGACTTGTATTCAAaagttttaaaaaaatgtgaagaaattagaaatatgAAATTTGGACctaaaaagaagaaacatAAACCAAGTGTATCCAGAGACCTTTTATTTCATCTTTACTgtttattttcagaaaatatccaaaatggtgatttaaataataaacataaatttgaaattgaaactGAAGACAAGAGAGATAATCAAagtaatgataatgattcctgttaa
- a CDS encoding Dus1p, tRNA dihydrouridine synthase, which translates to RKMTKLSPWENWKNVLKSPKTVLAPMVDGSELAFRLICKKYGCDLGYSPMYHSGLFSKLQGYRETNFQTCEEDDPMIVQFCGNDPETLVKASKFIDDKVKGIDINFGCPQNIAKRGNYGAFLLSNPDLMERIISTLSESDLKCPVSCKIRILDHHDLQPTINLIKRLESAGACMIAVHGRTMTSRGVLTGPANWEALKILKSRCSIPFIANGGISNYEDIQKCLNYTGADAVMSAEGILENPWLFQGFKTPEAINNKPSQFQIALEYLDYCILYPPPNVGIIRTHLYRIFHTIFSLPGAHIFRDEINNSHQVHEFQLFVQNLENFYNTKIVHELRNFSGKIPQIGFWYIRHRHDKLDHNVTRELISIYNYQRQKLPTILQFNECDMTDVKVSNNLEIQSDDDISNLFSL; encoded by the coding sequence AGGAAAATGACCAAGTTATCCCCTTGGgaaaattggaaaaatgtattaaagTCTCCAAAAACAGTTTTAGCTCCAATGGTAGATGGCAGTGAATTAGCTTTTCGCCTTATTTGCAAAAAGTATGGATGTGATTTAGGATATTCACCAATGTACCATTCtggattattttcaaaactaCAAGGTTATAGAGAGACAAATTTTCAAACATGTGAAGAGGATGACCCAATGATAGTTCAATTTTGTGGAAATGATCCAGAAACTCTAGTAAAAgcttcaaaatttattgatgATAAAGTTAAAGGAATTGATATAAATTTTGGATGCCCACAAAATATTGCAAAGAGGGGAAATTATGGTGCATTTCTATTATCAAATCCAGACTTGATGGAAAGAATCATTTCAACATTATCAGAAAGTGATTTAAAATGCCCAGTATCATGTAAAATTAGAATACTTGATCATCATGATTTACAACCaacaataaatttaatcaaaagGTTGGAGTCTGCTGGTGCCTGTATGATTGCTGTACATGGAAGAACAATGACTTCTAGAGGAGTGTTGACAGGACCAGCTAATTGGGAGgctttaaaaattttaaaatcaaGATGTTCAATTCCATTTATTGCTAATGGTGGTATTTCCAATTATGAGgatattcaaaaatgtTTGAATTATACAGGAGCTGATGCAGTAATGAGTGCTGAAGGAATTTTAGAGAATCCATGGCTATTTCAAGGTTTTAAAACTCCAGAAgccattaataataaacctTCACAATTTCAAATAGCACTCGaatatttggattattGTATTCTTTATCCACCTCCAAATGTTGGAATTATTCGAACACATCTTTATAGGATTTTTCATACTATATTTAGTCTCCCAGGAGCTCATATATTTAgagatgaaattaataattcacaTCAAGTACATGAATTCCAACTATTTGTTCAAAATCTGGAGAATTTTTACAATACTAAAATTGTTCATGAACTTAGAAATTTTTCAGGAAAAATTCCACAAATTGGATTCTGGTATATTAGACATCGCCATGATAAGCTTGATCATAATGTTACTAGAGAActtatttcaatttataattatcaaCGACAAAAACTTCCTAcaattcttcaatttaatgaatGTGATATGACTGATGTAAAGGTATCCAATAACTTAGAAATTCAATCAGATGATGATATCTCTAATCtattttctctttaa
- a CDS encoding F-actin capping protein, beta subunit has protein sequence IIGDIYPESSKEIFQRIETPLKVILDLETKMYYLGCNSNRIENYFRSPYTYKFYIDPKSKEEYDSEKAESFKEIANNDLNHLKMLETEFQKVYEIYCQNYTYINGGLEEDICDHGVLLSNVYCYDLEGDSFGTCFVMKHIINPFNFLNDNINEKSSTNDLTEIVYFLDIIHNVETVLSHSSGIATYRVGSTYYYGFKDKQKKHSSSGDDENNYNNETILFDGCKTNWVEKKFELSDTKFLKSFLRSNTKSNFNDEVSNENNMQNIAIDRNSITIINNQTIYYHISNIGKLIESIDNNVMKQIQHVMIDNLLNISNNLHE, from the coding sequence ataataggCGATATATATCCAGAATCATCCAAAgaaatttttcaaagaattgAAACCCCATTAAAAGTGATTTTAGATTTGGAAACaaaaatgtattatttAGGATGTAACTCAAACagaattgaaaattattttagatCACCATATAcatataaattttatattgatCCAAAATCTAAAGAGGAATATGATTCTGAAAAAGCAGAAagttttaaagaaattgcaaataatgatttaaacCATTTAAAAATGCTGGAAACagaatttcaaaaagttTACGAGATTTATTGTCAAAATTATACATATATAAATGGTGGATTAGAAGAAGATATATGTGATCATGGAGTTTTATTGAGTAATGTTTATTGTTATGATCTTGAAGGAGATTCTTTTGGAACTTGTTTTGTAATGAAACATATAATTAATCcattcaattttttaaatgataatattaatgaaaaatcttCAACAAATGATTTAACTGAAATAGTTTATTTTTTGGATATTATACATAATGTAGAAACTGTACTTTCTCATTCATCAGGAATTGCAACATATAGAGTTGGATCAACTTATTATTATGGATTTAAagataaacaaaaaaaacattCATCTTCTGgagatgatgaaaataattataataatgaaacCATTTTATTTGATGGATGTAAAACTAACTGggtagaaaaaaaatttgaattgaGTGATACTAAATTCTTAAAGAGCTTTTTAAGATCAAATACTAAATCCAATTTTAATGACGAAGTTAGTAATGAGAATAATATGCAAAATATTGCTATTGACAGAAATtctattactattattaataatcaaacaatttattatcatatttcaaatattggGAAACTAATTGAAtctattgataataatgttaTGAAACAAATTCAACATGTAATGATTGATAAccttttaaatatttccaataatttacatgaataa
- a CDS encoding fork head domain protein: KKRNYYNNKMQSYKINEFGNEIHNNKINFEPSGLLAKESNSLNGVFLKYSKPSDSCNSHKKWKLYVFKYNYPHDVGKNDNTGIVHVNNDSSCGQHVYNETIPLYNNEYYLIGKDARVVNINLKEDSIEDQHAVIQHRVNKKGIPTIYIIDLDSKYGTFINDERIESRRYYELIEKDSIRFGECKNEYILLHDGMI, from the exons aaaaaaagaaactaCTATAATAACAAAATGCAATCATATAAAATCAATGAATTTGGCAATGAAATTCATAACAACAAGATAAATTTCGAGCCTTCTGGATTATTAGCTAAGGAATCAAACTCTCTAAATGGAGTATTTCTAAAG tattcaAAACCTTCAGATTCATGCAATTCACATAAAAAATGGAAACTTTatgtatttaaatataattatcCACATGATGTGGGGAAAAATGACAATACCGGTATTGTGCATGTAAATAATGACAGTTCATGTGGACAACACGTATATAATGAAACAATAccattatataataatgaatattatttaatag GTAAGGATGCAAGAGTAGTTAATATAAACTTAAAAGAAGACTCGATAGAAGATCAACATGCAGTAATACAACATAGAGTTAATAAGAAAGGTATTCCaacaatatatataatagaTTTAGATAGCAAGTATGGTacatttattaatgatgaGAGAATAGAGTCAAGAAGATATTATGAGTTAATTGAGAAAGATTCGATCCGATTTGGTGAAtgtaaaaatgaatatattttattgcATGATGGAATGATATGA
- a CDS encoding proteasome regulatory complex component with a PINT domain at the C-terminus yields MMQLVFTSNGNGRSTSILLCDWLFTILDYLDKKKSNSFYEKVCKLVRDDISEVDMASVFELLVENLDGIFEILKDAEVKKEIVIRDDVKRSFGELYKESEEFFIPLISMLLHPKFDKSRIDTCKKIFLEKLMSKGEIPKLRINVLQVYYDIFGQDLELLVNILKYKAQYGCFNNFETMESSLDMLEKKITNIDESKSELKRNLYLGMYDIISSESKDNKNYLNKKAYDYLVGFFETFKSKDEISQSIKSNSRILDLGVQFLISTILLPEILFFDSLLSMPIYQYIKENYSKEYKVLLELFDICYQGTVGDFHDKLQNNNQEYQNFLDKLPILKANESNIVNKLQLLTISTLAKGKSSIKLDELEKEFRLSSFDTQDAVVNAISVGLIDGNISENSNTVNINCVTKRQFGKAEWESLDKKLNQWMGHLTSLSSILANNSNNNNNTNNNNVNNNSNNE; encoded by the coding sequence atgatgcAGCTAGTATTTACTTCAAATGGAAATGGACGTTCAACTTCAATCCTTTTGTGTGACTGGCTATTCACAATTTTAGATTACTTAGATAAGAAAAAATCGAATTCATTTTATGAAAAAGTTTGTAAATTGGTTAGAGATGATATATCTGAAGTAGATATGGCATCTGTATTTGAATTACTTGTTGAAAATTTGGATGGAATATTTGAGATTTTGAAGGATGCTGAGgtaaagaaagaaatagtAATACGTGATGATGTTAAACGAAGTTTTGGAGAGTTATATAAAGAATCAGAGGAATTCTTTATACCATTAATTTCAATGCTTCTTCATCCAAAGTTTGATAAATCAAGAATTGATACATGTAAGAAGATTTTCcttgaaaaattaatgagtAAAGGtgaaattccaaaattgaGAATTAATGTATTACAGGTTTATTATGATATTTTTGGTCAAGATCTTGAACTTCtagtaaatatattaaaatataaggCACAATATGGttgttttaataactttgaaaCAATGGAATCTTCATTAGATATGTTAGAAAAGAAGattacaaatattgatgaatCAAAATCTGAACTGAAGAGAAATTTGTATTTGGGTATGTATGATATTATATCATCAGAATCAAAAGataataagaattatttgaataagaaAGCTTATGATTATTTAGTTGGATTCTTTGAAacttttaaatcaaaagatGAGATTTCTCaatcaataaaatcaaatagCCGCATACTTGATTTAGGAGTACAGTTTCTTATTTCAACCATTCTTTTAccagaaatattattctttgatTCATTACTATCAATGCCAATTTACCAATATATTAAGGAAAATTACTCAAAAGAGTATAAAGTcttattggaattatttgatatatGTTATCAAGGCACAGTTGGAGATTTCCATGATAAacttcaaaataataaccaAGAATATCAGAACTTTCTTGATAAATTACCAATTTTAAAGGCTAATGAAAgtaatattgttaataaacttcaattattaactaTTTCAACATTGGCAAAAGGTAAATCATCTATTAAGTTAGATGAActtgaaaaagaattcagACTATCATCATTTGATACTCAAGATGCTGTAGTTAATGCAATAAGTGTTGGACTTATTGATGGAAATATCTCAGAGAATTCCAATActgttaatattaattgcGTTACAAAGAGACAATTTGGTAAAGCTGAATGGGAATCTTTGGATAAAAAACTTAATCAATGGATGGGACATCTTACTTCTCTTTCTTCTATTCTTGCTAAtaatagcaataataataataataccaataataataatgttaataataatagtaataatgagtag
- a CDS encoding hypothetical protein (having a cryptosporidium-specific domain), with translation MKTAFQGELNLMNNYYEGPPQQSPRLSALDAGATGFSLNEIFKVATFATSFDHSLFGITNARAAMATSYFIGLGSFIGFIILIALIRIIYFAAKKRNSRSEYTNPNSQRFVVRSSDDIVSNNFGSDKFPAISNRAKV, from the coding sequence ATGAAGACAGCTTTCCAGGGagaattgaatttaatgaataattacTATGAAGGACCTCCACAACAAAGTCCAAGACTATCAGCATTAGATGCAGGAGCTACAGGGTTTAGcttaaatgaaatatttaaagtaGCAACTTTTGCAACAAGTTTTGATCATAGTTTATTTGGTATAACAAATGCAAGAGCAGCAATGGCTACATCATATTTTATTGGACTTGGATCTTTTATTGGattcataatattaatagctTTAATTCGAATTATATACTTTGCTGCtaaaaagagaaatagTAGATCTGAGTATACCAATCCAAATTCACAAAGATTCGTTGTTAGATCATCTGACGATAttgtttcaaataattttggatCTGATAAATTTCCAGCTATTTCTAATAGAGCAAAAGTTTAA